ATTTTATCTTTAACCAACTTTGACAATTTAGTCATATgttataaaattcaaattccgATTGACAAGAACtagtaatttgttttaaatatttttatttatttgtattcgGAAGGTTTTGAACAGCACGGGGGGGTGGTTACGGCAAACTAGTCCGGCACTAGAATTCCTTTTTGGAACGTTATTTTatggaattgattttggatgttgtgtgtgtgtattttttattactattttaatACTTCAAAATGTGTAATGCTTCAAAATAGGCCGCCCCAAATAGACACGTCCTAATCCAATATTTgaggtggttttattttaaaatgatgattttaaaaaattaaaaaaaataatttaaagtatCTGTATGTATATTTCCCCTAATCGAGTTTCAATTTAAAGCAAGACAGATGTCCAAACTCAAGGcctaaaaaaattgaatttaatcgACGAGTGGTTGAAAAGGGGTAATTGTAGTAAATAGATGATAACCGGTGGCTTGATGTTTGATTATTGATTAGATTTAACGTTTCTATTATTATCACTTCTACCACTATCACCACGTACGCGTGTACCATTGGTATCTATTTTTACCATTTACATTGTATCGCCGTTCAACCTATCAACTGTTTTCATTCACTTTCAGATTGAAAATGTCCGGATGATTGACAGATATAACAGCAAAAACCCAACCGTCGGTGTGCTGTATCTTACGGCCACGCATCTCATATTCGTCGATCCGGATGCCAACAAAGAGACATGGGTAAGTGTTTCCTTCCCGGCACGGCCTTAGCCATCCTTCCACCTTTGCTAGAATCATATTTGCATATCACTTGTGCTTGTGCTGTAAGGCAATGATGGCATCGTCGGTAATGCTGCTCGATAAGATAGCCCGTATACATTCCTGATCATATTGGCTGTCGGATGCCTTTCAAATTGGAATGTGTATGAGTAATGGTCATTCCATTTTTGTGTGCCCTAGAATTTACTGCAGCAAAACGCAATTTTATTGTATGCTTAAATTAGACGACAGTTATGTTGTAAGTTAAAGATAAGCAATAGTATATGATGTTTGTTATATCCCTCACACGAATTCATGAGCGGGAAGTAATTATTGtttaaacttaccaaaaatGCATAAAGATAATTTAGAATATGTATGAGACTAGATTGATTTCATCCAAAATAATACAATCATAAATAGTACACTTCAGTTTTACCTATTATTCGTACTTTGTAATGAGGATTACTTTTCATGTTGGCAAGTAGATCTTTTAGTTGAGCTTTCATGATTGCATTGGAAAAGCATGATTGCtgacgtttgttttcttttttacgctTTTTATTCTGTCTatgtaatgaaacaaatttctaAGGATGCTCGTCCACTCGTTCACTATCATAGCGTGCATCTGGTACGAATAGGTGTTTTGAGTTGTTTGTATCTAATGAAATCTCGTCCAAACACCAGGTACTGTACATGCACATTGCGAACGTGGAAAAGTTGCCCCTGAGCACAACCGGCTCACCGTTGCTGATACGCTGCAAAACGTTCCTCTCCATCACGTTCGTCATACCGAAGGAACGCGAGTGTCACGACGTCTACACCACACTGACGAAGCTGTACCAGCCAGTGCACATCAAGAATCTGTATTGCTTTCAGTATACTACCGCGGCAAAGGAGCTGCCCAAGGCTACCGGCTGGGACTACTTCAAGCTGGAGCACGAATTCAAGCGGATGCGGGTCCCGAACGACCAGTGGAGTGTCTGTGCGCTCAATCAAAACTATGAACTGTGCGACACGTACCCGCGGCAGATCTACGTGCCCGCCGACGCAAACACGCAAATCTTGCTCGGAAGCTCGCGGTTCCGGTCGAAGGGTCGCTTACCTGCGCTTACCTATTTGCATTCGAACAAGGCGTCAATTTGCCGTTGTAGCCAACCACTGTCGGGCTTCAGTGCTCGCTGTCTCGAGGACGAACAAATGCTGGAAACGATACGCAAGACTAACCCCAACTGCAACTTTATGTACGTCGTTGACACGCGGCCAAGGGTAAGAGTGTgcaaatagtgttttttttcgttacccagttttatttcattttaccaTGATTTTCCTCACTGCAGATTAACGCCATGGCAAACAGGGCGGCCGGCAAGGGCTACGAGAACGAGGCCAACTATGAAAATATCAAATTCCAGTTTCTCGGTATCGAAAACATTCACACGATGCGTGCCAGTCTGCAGAAGCTGATTGAGTGTAAGTATTTTTCGATTTCAATCACAAATTGTGGTAGAATCTGCTTACCCTGCAAACGAACCGCTTGCTCCGCAGTGAATCTTGCGGATTCACTTTTAAACCCGTGCACAAGCCCAGACACTGAAACCGAATAAGATTCGGTAAAGCATTAGTTACTTGCCGGGCGTGATTTATTGGTTTGTGAGTCGACGTACCATGAAGTTTCACGTCTTGGCTTGTAGTCTTGTAGTCTGCTGTATTGTAGGCAAGAAATAATGGTTTCCCTGTTTGCGTTCGTTTTAGGCTGCGAGCAAAAGTCGCCCACCATGAGTGGATTCTTAAGTGCCCTGGAATCTTCCGGCTGGTTGAAACACATTCGATCGATACTGGATACATCCTGGTAAGTGTGGGAGGATTAAGCGGCAGCAATGTAATTAACGTGGGGAAGTTGACTGAAGCGCTTTCGATTCACACGATTATCACACAAACGTGGGGAGAGTACATATCGCTTTGGGGTACTTGTATAGCAGCTATTATCATTAGCTTCCGAAAACATTATGCGGTGTCGGCGAAAGCCATCAGTAATTAATTGACGATTAACGTTAGGGGGACGGCAAGAATGTGAATATCATACTTATTGACATATTACCGGATTATTTGCTAGCATAATGCACTCTCTAAAATTTTACATGGTCTTTTTAACGAGCATTTTTGGGTAAAATTATCACAGTAGCAGCATGTTATTGTGtatgttcgtttttctttcacttacAGTTTTATCGCAAACGCTGTGGATAAGGGCATTTCCGTTGTCGTACACTGTTCGGACGGTTGGGATCGTACGGCGCAAGTATGTTCGCTTGCTGCGCTTATGCTGGATCCGTACTACAGGACAATTAAAGGATTCCAGGTAATTGTGCTTAATCGACTTCCTTCTCGGCCAGAATTATAGTTTTCATACGTTAAAACCCTAACAGGGACTGATTGAAAAGGATTGGCTTGCATTCGGTCACAAATTCAGCGATCGGTGCGGACACATTCAAAACGATCCGAAGGAAGTATCTCCCGTGTTTACTCAGTTGCTTGAGTGTACCTGGCAGCTGATGCAGCAGCGTAACGATGCGTTTGAGTTTAACGAAAGATTCTTGCTTATCCTGCACGATCACGTCATGTCCTGCCAGTACGGCACGTTCGTGGGCAACTGTGAGA
This Anopheles marshallii chromosome 3, idAnoMarsDA_429_01, whole genome shotgun sequence DNA region includes the following protein-coding sequences:
- the LOC128711464 gene encoding myotubularin-related protein 8 isoform X1 produces the protein MTDAEPLSPSASSFKQNFDLVTPEFEEDPKLLWGSVPVPPFVSDKVVTWVEENFPHQPPPAVEFRGQHVLKKIENVRMIDRYNSKNPTVGVLYLTATHLIFVDPDANKETWVLYMHIANVEKLPLSTTGSPLLIRCKTFLSITFVIPKERECHDVYTTLTKLYQPVHIKNLYCFQYTTAAKELPKATGWDYFKLEHEFKRMRVPNDQWSVCALNQNYELCDTYPRQIYVPADANTQILLGSSRFRSKGRLPALTYLHSNKASICRCSQPLSGFSARCLEDEQMLETIRKTNPNCNFMYVVDTRPRINAMANRAAGKGYENEANYENIKFQFLGIENIHTMRASLQKLIECCEQKSPTMSGFLSALESSGWLKHIRSILDTSCFIANAVDKGISVVVHCSDGWDRTAQVCSLAALMLDPYYRTIKGFQGLIEKDWLAFGHKFSDRCGHIQNDPKEVSPVFTQLLECTWQLMQQRNDAFEFNERFLLILHDHVMSCQYGTFVGNCEKDRLDLRLSEKTFSLWGYMSNHLNEYINPLYRPEMDETIKPNLAPQNIKFWRGMYSRFESGVHPREPLEDLLIASKDHCTSLEDHVQHLTKRINSFKNMLSKSAKRLQGGSAALQSRYNTDTRGPIEVNDNRYNYDRKLSELSAADDDHPLKTSDFSFSNLSISEYNNEVDKVNEDINTVAVEWKSLRSVVNCPTCSIPFDQITKKNHCWKCGEVFCSRCIDKTLSLPGHESGNPVPVCRQCFRIVQQVSP
- the LOC128711464 gene encoding myotubularin-related protein 8 isoform X2 — translated: MIDRYNSKNPTVGVLYLTATHLIFVDPDANKETWVLYMHIANVEKLPLSTTGSPLLIRCKTFLSITFVIPKERECHDVYTTLTKLYQPVHIKNLYCFQYTTAAKELPKATGWDYFKLEHEFKRMRVPNDQWSVCALNQNYELCDTYPRQIYVPADANTQILLGSSRFRSKGRLPALTYLHSNKASICRCSQPLSGFSARCLEDEQMLETIRKTNPNCNFMYVVDTRPRINAMANRAAGKGYENEANYENIKFQFLGIENIHTMRASLQKLIECCEQKSPTMSGFLSALESSGWLKHIRSILDTSCFIANAVDKGISVVVHCSDGWDRTAQVCSLAALMLDPYYRTIKGFQGLIEKDWLAFGHKFSDRCGHIQNDPKEVSPVFTQLLECTWQLMQQRNDAFEFNERFLLILHDHVMSCQYGTFVGNCEKDRLDLRLSEKTFSLWGYMSNHLNEYINPLYRPEMDETIKPNLAPQNIKFWRGMYSRFESGVHPREPLEDLLIASKDHCTSLEDHVQHLTKRINSFKNMLSKSAKRLQGGSAALQSRYNTDTRGPIEVNDNRYNYDRKLSELSAADDDHPLKTSDFSFSNLSISEYNNEVDKVNEDINTVAVEWKSLRSVVNCPTCSIPFDQITKKNHCWKCGEVFCSRCIDKTLSLPGHESGNPVPVCRQCFRIVQQVSP